AGATCCGTGAGCATTGGGCACTGCTCGATGGAAATTCGCTGGAGAACCAGCTGCTCAACAGTGCTCACGGCTGTAAGATTCAGCAGTAAGAATCAGGTTACGCCAAAATTTGCTTCAGCGTTAATGCATTTCGGACGGCATTGCCTTCGCCGTCGTTGTTGAAATAAACGTACACATCCTTTCCCAAGGCGGTCCATTCCCGGATGCGGTCGGCCCACCAGTGCAGGTCGTCGTCGGAATAGGAGCCGCCGTACAGATGGTGGGTGTCGGGGCCGTGCATCCGGACGTAGACAAACGGCGCGGTAGCCCGCAGAATGCAGGGCAGGTTCGCACCACTCATGATGCAGTAAGCCGCCTGGTGGCGTTCCAGAAGGGCAAATGTTCCCTCGTTGTGCCAGCTCAGGTGCCGAAATTCAACGGTGATTTGGAGCCACTCGGGTACCTGTTCCAAAAAATAGGCCAGCCGATCGTAATCGTACGCCAGATGGGGCGTAAGCTGCACCAACAAAATGGCCCGCTTTTCGCCCAGCGTATGCCAGCAGGTTTTGATGCGTTCCAGCCAGAGTTCGGGTTGGTAGAGTTTTTTGGCGTGGGTCAAGCCGCGGGGGGCTTTCACCGTGAGTTTAAAACCGTCGGGCAGGCGGCTGCGCCAGCCGGCAAAGGTGCTGAGCTGGGGCCACCGGTAAAAGCTGCTGTTCAGCTCAACGGTTTGAAATTGCTGAACGTAGTAGGCCAGCCGGTCCTGAACCGGGGTGTGATGTGGATACAAAACACCCTGCCAGTGATCGTAACTCCAGCCTGATGTACCGATGTGGATGCTCATAAAGAAAAGGTATTTCGCAGCGTTAAGCGAAGGCTATCAGAGCTAAGTAAGGCACCCCGCCCGACTTTGCAGAATAACTCATTTTTGCGCCTTAAGGTTGCTGATAAACCCGCACGTAATCCACTTTGAACCGGGCCGGAAAGGTGGTCCCGGCCGGATCCCCGCCGTTCTGGCCCCCAAGGGCGAGGTTTAGTAGTAAATAATGGGGTTGATGAAACGGATTTTTGCCGCTGCCGTCGCCATTAATGGTTTTCGACAGATCGACCGAATTGAGCAACTGGTCGTCGACGTACAGCTTGATGAAATTCTTATCCCAGTCCATTCGCCAGACGTGAAATTTCTCCGACCATTTTGGGTCCTTAAACGTCGAAAGCGGCTTTTTGGTCGTGCTCCACTCGCCCACCCATTGCTTGTTGGTACCCCATACGGCGTTGGCCAGCAGCCTATTCCGGTAATACTCCATGATGTCGATTTCGCCGTTGGAAGGCCACTCGCCCGATACGCCCAGCGTCCAGAAAGCGGGCCACATCCCCGGACGCGTGTCGATTCGCCCGCGCATCTCAAACCGGCCGTACTGCCATTGGTGCAAGCCTCTCGTCTGCAAACTGGCGGAAGTGTAGTGGATGGAGTCCCGGCTGGTTTTCCAGTTGCTGCTGCCGGCTTGGTAGGTCGGATTGGGACGGCTTTCCCGGCGCGCTTCAATGATCAGAAAGCCGTTTTCACAGCGGGCGTTGTCGGGTTGGTACCACTGGTGTTCGTCATTGCGGACGAAACCGTTTTCAAACACCCATTTTTTAGGGTCGGGCGGGCCGGGCGTGTTAAACTCGTCGGCCCAGACCAGTTTCCAGTCGGCAGTGGGGGGGCTGAACGGATGGATAAAAAGCCAGAAAAGTAAGCAGACAGACGGATTCATAAGCGGTCAGGATTTCATATGAAAGTATACAAGTCGAAAAAGATACTATCCCTTAAACCGTTGATAAGTTTTTTGAGTTTTATTTGTCAGGGTGACGAGCCTGGCTTAACTTTTACGATTTGTTTGTCAGGATTTTTACTGATTAATCAGCCCGGCCATTCCGGTTGGGCAGCCTTTTTAGAATGACTGTACCTACTGCCAATATACCGAACACCGGAGTTGATCTAACCAATTGTGAATCAGAACCGATCCACATTCCCGGTTATATCCAGTCTCATGGTTATTTAGTGGCCATTACAGCGGATACCTACCTGATTCGGTATGCCAGTGAAAATATTCAGCAGCTGGTCAATCAACCCGCTGCGGACTTGCTGGGCAAACCGCTGGAGAGCCTGGTGGCCGGAACCGACGTAGCAATAGAGGCTCTGGTCTCGATCCTGAACGTAGGAAAACGGGACAATGCCTGGTCGCGGATGAATCCCCACCGGTTTCGGCTGAACGGCAAAGACTGGAACCTGATTGTCCACCAGCACAACGAATACATTGTGCTCGAGTGGGAGCCGGAAGTATCAACGTCGGGTAGCCTCAACCTCGATCAACAGTTGATCTCCGAAGCGCTGACCGAAGTGCAATCCAACCGGACGCTGACCGAACTGATCCAGAACACCATCCGGCGCGTAAAGCAGATTATCGGCTACGACCGCGTAATGGTTTACCGCTTTGGACCCGACTGGCACGGTGAAGTAATAGCCGAAGAGCGGGAACCGCATCTGGAGCCGTATTTGGGCCTGCACTACCCGGCTTCGGACATTCCGCGGCAGGCGCGTGAACTATACAAAATCAATTTGGTTCGGATCATTGCCGACGTTGGAAGTGTTCCTTCTCCCATTTTTTCGGTGGGCAGTCAGGAGAACGGCCGTCCACTGGACCTGACCCACTCGGTGTTGCGGGCCGTTTCGCCGGTGCACATCGAGTACCTGAAAAACATGGGCGTGCAGGCATCCATGAGCATTTCGCTGCTGTACCGCGGTGAATTGTGGGGCCTGATTTCCTGCCACCACAGCTCACCCCGTTTTGTCGATTTTCCGGCGCGGCAGGCGGCTAAGTTTGTCAGCCAGTTGCTGTCGTCGGCGCTTGAATTCCGGAAAGACGAGCAGGATCAGTCGTTTCTGTTTCAGGTTCAGCAGAATGGGCAAACGCTCAATAGTCAGATTCTGAAAGACTGGGACGTGGTGGCGGGTCTGACACAGCACTCCGTTACGGCCCTACAGATTACGGATGCTA
This Larkinella insperata DNA region includes the following protein-coding sequences:
- a CDS encoding DUF72 domain-containing protein — protein: MSIHIGTSGWSYDHWQGVLYPHHTPVQDRLAYYVQQFQTVELNSSFYRWPQLSTFAGWRSRLPDGFKLTVKAPRGLTHAKKLYQPELWLERIKTCWHTLGEKRAILLVQLTPHLAYDYDRLAYFLEQVPEWLQITVEFRHLSWHNEGTFALLERHQAAYCIMSGANLPCILRATAPFVYVRMHGPDTHHLYGGSYSDDDLHWWADRIREWTALGKDVYVYFNNDGEGNAVRNALTLKQILA
- a CDS encoding glycoside hydrolase family 16 protein — protein: MNPSVCLLFWLFIHPFSPPTADWKLVWADEFNTPGPPDPKKWVFENGFVRNDEHQWYQPDNARCENGFLIIEARRESRPNPTYQAGSSNWKTSRDSIHYTSASLQTRGLHQWQYGRFEMRGRIDTRPGMWPAFWTLGVSGEWPSNGEIDIMEYYRNRLLANAVWGTNKQWVGEWSTTKKPLSTFKDPKWSEKFHVWRMDWDKNFIKLYVDDQLLNSVDLSKTINGDGSGKNPFHQPHYLLLNLALGGQNGGDPAGTTFPARFKVDYVRVYQQP